The genomic region CTGACCGGATTCGAAGCTGGCATGAAGAAGTGACCTCACTGCACTCGGCGGTGGGTCAATGGGATTGACGATCAAACTTCAGCGTGGCTTCCAGCTTCCATCCTGCCACATGCGGCGCAGCGCAGTGCGATAATCCGGGAAGGCATAGGCCACGCCCAGTTCGGCCTTCGACTTTGCATTCGAGACGCGCTTGTTCTCGCCATAAAAACTGCGTGCCATTGGAGACAACTCGGCGGTGACAAAATCGGTCACCGGCGGGGGGGCGATGCCTGCAAGCTGGTGGGCGAAGGTAACGACATCCTGCGGGGCTGCTGGTTCGTCATCGGTGATGTTGAAAATGCCATCTGCGTTCTTTTGTGCTGCAAGCAGAACCGCGCTGGCAATGTCGTCACGGTGGACGCGATTGAAGACCTGGCCGGGTTTGACCAGACGGCGTGCCGTGCCTTTTTCGATGTTGATAAAGGCATTTCGCCCGGGGCCGTAAATGCCGGAGAGTCGGAATACAGCCAAAGGCACACCGCGTGTTTCGGCAAAGTCACTCCAGCCGGTTTCCGCAACAAGGCGCTGATGAGAGCGTTTTGAAACCGGACGCGGCTGGGTCTCTTCATCAACCCATGCACCATCATGATTGCCATAGACGCCGACGGTGGAAAGATATCCGATCCATTTGAGGGCTGGCAATTCGATTGCTGCACTGTCAAATGCGTTAAGAACCGGATCCCCCTCTTCCCCCGGCGCCACGGAAATCACGAGATGGGTGGTATCGGCGAGTGCTGCGATGAGCCGGGGCGAAAGGGCTTTGCCATCAAAGACAAGCGGCTTGGCGCCGGCGTGAGAAATCCGTGCCGCATTTGCCCGACTACGGGTCGTGCCGAAAACTGCGTTGAATTTACCGTTGGCCTGCGCGGCAATCGCTTCGCCGGAAAACCCACAGCCGAAGATGAGCAACGGACCTTCATCCGACAGTTTTCCCTCAGCTTTCGGCATTGCCTCCCGTCCTCTTTGTTTCTGGGTCACGGCGTTTCGTTGGCTTTCTGCCACTCTTCACGCACTTGTTCATCGTTTTCGATTTGCAGTTGGTCTTTTGCAAGCCTTGCATAGGTGCGTCCGTCGAGCAGACGCGAAAGGGCCCATGCAGCCGCCCCGCGCACCGTGGGCGAGCCATCACCAAGCCGCTCAATGGCGCTGGCCGCAAGGTCTTTTTTGCCTGAATTGCCAATGGCGATCATCACATTGCGAACGAAACGGTCCCGGCCGATTCGCTTTACCGGCGAACCGGAAAACAGCGCCCGAAACGCTGCATCGTCGAGTTCCGACAGTTTTGCCAGGCTTGGTTCCACCAGTTCGGAACGGGGGCGAAGTTTCTGTTCCGCCGCCGCCGCCGCGAACTTGTTCCATGGACAAACTGCAAGGCAGTCATCGCAGCCATAGATACGGTTCCCCATCAGGGGCCGTAATTCCCGGTCGATTGGTCCGGCATGTTCGATGGTAAGATAGGAGATACAACGGCGTGCGTCGAGCTGATAGGGCGCGGGAAAGGCATCGGTCGGACAAACGTCAAGGCAGGCCCTGCAGCTTCCGCAGTGATCGGCGTGCGTTTCGTCGGGTTCGAAAACCGCATCGGTCAGGATGATGCCGAGAAAGAACCATGATCCCAGCTCCCGCGAAACGAGGTTGGTATGCTTGCCCTGCCAGCCTAGGCCCGACTTTTGGCCAAGCGGTTTTTCCATCAGCGGTGCGGTATCGACAAAGACCTTCACGTCGCAACCATTGGCCGCGATCTTTTGCGCGATCTGTTTCAAACGCCCCTTGATGACATCGTGGTAATCGCGGTTCTGGGCGTAAACGGATATGGCGCCCCGGTCCGGCTTGCCAAGCACCGCAAGTGGATCGAAGTTGGGACCGTAGTTCATTGCCAGAACGATCGCCGTTTTTGCATCCGTCCACATCGTCTCGGGAGATAGCCGGCGATCGAGGGTTTGTTCCATCCAGTCCATGGTGCCGTGAAATCCGGCGGCAACGAAGCTGCGCAGGCCTTCACCGACACTATTCGGAAGGTCAGCGCTGCAAAACCGGCAACCGGAAAAGCCGAGCGATGCCGCCAGCTGGCGGACGGCAGTCTTGTCGGTTGGGCGGGTCAACAAATGCCTCTAAAAATCCAGATCGACATAATGAGAGGCTGGCGGCAATCCCGCCAGTTTGTCAGCCAGGATCGGTCGGAAGGAGGGCCGCGATTTGACGCGGGCATACCAGTCGCGCACCGCCGGTTCGCTGTCCCAGGGAATTTCGCCAAGATAATCCGGCACCGAAAGGGCAGCCGCCGCCGCGAGATCGGAAAGGGAAAGCCGGTTCCCGCCAAGCCAGTTTCGGGACTGAACCAGCCAGTCGAGGTAGCGCAGATGGGATTTGAGGTTCGTGCGCCCGGCACGGATCATTGCCGAGTCGGGAGCCCCGCCCATTCCATCGCCGCGCATCAGATGCTTCCAGATCCGTTCCTGTACAAGATAACGCCCGACCTCTGCCTCGAATTTGTGGATGAACCATTCGACCAGCCGCCGCATCTCCGCACGGGTGGCGGAGTTTTCCGGCATCAGGCGCTTTTCCCGCATCATCGCACCGACAGTCTCGTCAAGATACTCCCCGATTACCATGGCACCCGCGACGGCGGCAGGCGTTGTGTCCCGGTTCTTCGAAACGGCATCATCAACCAGCACCGGCACCGTGCCGGCCGGATTGAGCGTCAGGAATTCCTCGCGCCGCAGCCAGGTTTTTTCTTCGATGAACTCGGCAGGAACACCGTATTCGCCCAAAATAAGGCGAATATAGCGCGAGGCGCCGGACATGGGGTGGTGATAGAGCTGGATCATGAAAGATGGTTCTGCCGACCGTTCAAAACCTTTACTGCAGCGGGTATAGAGACTGGGCCGATTCGCTGCAAGCTGGCGCTTGTGCTGTTGCTGCCTGCGGCAGGATCGAGGCGGTAGCCACCGGGACCTTCTTTCAATGACCATCGAACAAATTATCGTCCTTGCCATCGTTCAGGGAATTACCGAATTCCTGCCGATTTCCTCATCCGGGCACCTCATTCTCATTCCCGCTTTCACGGGCTGGCCGGATCAGGGAGTGGTAACCGATGTCATGGTGCATGTGGGTTCGCTGTTTGCGGTCATCGCCTATTTCTGGCGCGATGTGCTGAAGCTGATCGGCGGGGGCATCGACCTGCTGAGGCTGCGCATCAACGATAATTCCCGCATGGCGGGCTATATCCTGCTGGCAACCATTCCGGCGGTCCTGTTCGGCATCTTTTTGAACGCAAGCGGCCTCGGAAACAGCCTGCGAAGCGTGGAGCTGGTTGCATGGAACGCCGTCATTTTCGGCATTCTGCTTTATGCGGCCGATGTTTTCGGACCGCATCTAAAGAAGATGGAGGACATGAAGCTTGCACCGGCGCTGATCATCGGTGTGGCGCAGGCCCTGGCACTGATCCCCGGTACCAGCCGCTCCGGAATTACCATGACGGCGGCACGGCTGATGGGCTTCGAGCGGCCGGAAGCAGCGCGGTTCTCCTTCCTGCTCGGCATTCCGGCAATCGCCGGCGCCGGCGCATTCGTGACACTTGATTTCCTCGAAAGCGGACAACAAATCCCGCCGGATGCTATCTGGGCGGCAGCGCTGACCTTTCTTGCTGCCCTGGCTGCCATCGCACTGCTGATGGCGATGGTGAAACGCGTCAGCTTCCTCATCTTCATGATTTACCGGTTGCTGCTTGCCCTGTTGTTGTTCGCCATGCTCTACGACTGGGTGCCGGGGCTGCCGGGCCTTGCTGCGGTATAGCGTATTCAGCCCAGCGCCGCCGCCGCACCACGCACGATCATGGCGATCGCCAACAAGCTCATCACAAGGCGAAAGCCGGTGCGGAATGCCGCTTCAGGCATGGCATTGAGCAGGCGCGAACCTGCTGTCGTGCCGGCAAAACCCGCGAGGATCATGGCAGCAAGCAAGGGTATCCAGTCGGCAAATGCAAACCCTGCAACCCCGAAGGCAGCCACCTTCAAACCGTGCTGGGCGACCATGGCGGCTGCGTGAGTGGCAATAACCTGACGCCGGTCTGCAAACAGCTTTTCAAACAGGATGACGACCAGGGGACCCGTCGCTCCAACGAACATCGAGGCGAATGTGGTGGCAACCCCGCCCACCGCGAAGGTCGATCGGCCTGCCCTGCGCAGGGCAGGCAGTTTCAGCCAGACCGTCGCAAGAATGAACATGCCCAGCACCACCTTGAGCACAGCATCGTCAAGCTCGATGACAAAACGGGCGCCGGCAAGGGCGCCGATGGCCGCGCCGGCAAGAAACATCCAAAGCACCGGCCAGCGAACATGCGCCCGCTGGACCAGTGCCCGGCCGGTGTTCGAGCCCAGCTGGACCACACCATGAACCGGGATGAGCACGCCAACTGGCAGCAGGAACCCCATCAGCGCCAGCAGCGACACGCCGCCGCCAATGCCGAAGGCAGCCGTGAAACCAGACGTGAGAAAACTCGCCGCACACAGGGCAATCGCAATGGCCGGGGAAATCTCTCCTGGCAGGTTCAGCAGGCTGTCCATGACACAGCCAGACTGCTTGAACAGGCGTTATGCCGGGTAGATGGGAAGGCCGCGATCAGGCTTCACCCTTGCGCGTGAACTGGCCCTGC from Salaquimonas pukyongi harbors:
- a CDS encoding SDR family oxidoreductase; translated protein: MPKAEGKLSDEGPLLIFGCGFSGEAIAAQANGKFNAVFGTTRSRANAARISHAGAKPLVFDGKALSPRLIAALADTTHLVISVAPGEEGDPVLNAFDSAAIELPALKWIGYLSTVGVYGNHDGAWVDEETQPRPVSKRSHQRLVAETGWSDFAETRGVPLAVFRLSGIYGPGRNAFINIEKGTARRLVKPGQVFNRVHRDDIASAVLLAAQKNADGIFNITDDEPAAPQDVVTFAHQLAGIAPPPVTDFVTAELSPMARSFYGENKRVSNAKSKAELGVAYAFPDYRTALRRMWQDGSWKPR
- a CDS encoding sulfite exporter TauE/SafE family protein codes for the protein MDSLLNLPGEISPAIAIALCAASFLTSGFTAAFGIGGGVSLLALMGFLLPVGVLIPVHGVVQLGSNTGRALVQRAHVRWPVLWMFLAGAAIGALAGARFVIELDDAVLKVVLGMFILATVWLKLPALRRAGRSTFAVGGVATTFASMFVGATGPLVVILFEKLFADRRQVIATHAAAMVAQHGLKVAAFGVAGFAFADWIPLLAAMILAGFAGTTAGSRLLNAMPEAAFRTGFRLVMSLLAIAMIVRGAAAALG
- a CDS encoding glutathione S-transferase family protein, with product MIQLYHHPMSGASRYIRLILGEYGVPAEFIEEKTWLRREEFLTLNPAGTVPVLVDDAVSKNRDTTPAAVAGAMVIGEYLDETVGAMMREKRLMPENSATRAEMRRLVEWFIHKFEAEVGRYLVQERIWKHLMRGDGMGGAPDSAMIRAGRTNLKSHLRYLDWLVQSRNWLGGNRLSLSDLAAAAALSVPDYLGEIPWDSEPAVRDWYARVKSRPSFRPILADKLAGLPPASHYVDLDF
- a CDS encoding undecaprenyl-diphosphate phosphatase, which produces MTIEQIIVLAIVQGITEFLPISSSGHLILIPAFTGWPDQGVVTDVMVHVGSLFAVIAYFWRDVLKLIGGGIDLLRLRINDNSRMAGYILLATIPAVLFGIFLNASGLGNSLRSVELVAWNAVIFGILLYAADVFGPHLKKMEDMKLAPALIIGVAQALALIPGTSRSGITMTAARLMGFERPEAARFSFLLGIPAIAGAGAFVTLDFLESGQQIPPDAIWAAALTFLAALAAIALLMAMVKRVSFLIFMIYRLLLALLLFAMLYDWVPGLPGLAAV
- the queG gene encoding tRNA epoxyqueuosine(34) reductase QueG, whose product is MLTRPTDKTAVRQLAASLGFSGCRFCSADLPNSVGEGLRSFVAAGFHGTMDWMEQTLDRRLSPETMWTDAKTAIVLAMNYGPNFDPLAVLGKPDRGAISVYAQNRDYHDVIKGRLKQIAQKIAANGCDVKVFVDTAPLMEKPLGQKSGLGWQGKHTNLVSRELGSWFFLGIILTDAVFEPDETHADHCGSCRACLDVCPTDAFPAPYQLDARRCISYLTIEHAGPIDRELRPLMGNRIYGCDDCLAVCPWNKFAAAAAEQKLRPRSELVEPSLAKLSELDDAAFRALFSGSPVKRIGRDRFVRNVMIAIGNSGKKDLAASAIERLGDGSPTVRGAAAWALSRLLDGRTYARLAKDQLQIENDEQVREEWQKANETP